One part of the Drosophila teissieri strain GT53w chromosome 3R, Prin_Dtei_1.1, whole genome shotgun sequence genome encodes these proteins:
- the LOC122620198 gene encoding uncharacterized protein LOC122620198, with amino-acid sequence MSEHKYHFKKDATFYDESESHQDLLTRTYGFLKAVKMDTPIPKKRASMNTHTLMERLHTINDQLIQDQEEPVTENWSTLTSSEDSMCVGKSEFELKRKLFDTAEFTITRGIKLSEIFCPKESGLHLPLAAKEPAALASFEEMKTFCRRMNIQLDR; translated from the coding sequence ATGTCGGAACACAAGTACCACTTCAAGAAGGATGCCACTTTCTACGACGAAAGTGAATCGCACCAAGATCTATTGACTCGCACCTATGGGTTTCTGAAGGCGGTCAAGATGGACACTCCCATCCCCAAGAAGCGTGCATCCATGAACACGCACACCCTCATGGAGCGATTGCACACCATCAACGACCAGCTCATCCAAGACCAAGAAGAGCCCGTGACGGAAAACTGGTCAACTCTAACTTCCTCGGAGGACTCGATGTGCGTGGGCAAGTCGGAGTTCGAACTCAAACGCAAGCTCTTCGATACAGCCGAATTTACCATAACGCGGGGCATCAAGCTAAGTGAAATATTCTGCCCCAAGGAATCTGGCCTGCATCTGCCACTTGCTGCCAAGGAACCCGCGGCTTTGGCCTCCTTTGAGGAAATGAAGACCTTCTGTCGCCGAATGAACATCCAGTTGGATAGATGA